From the genome of Halobacterium sp. CBA1132, one region includes:
- a CDS encoding homing endonuclease associated repeat-containing protein has protein sequence MVGYSDDELLTAIKELAAEYGRPPTLQEIEDETAYSRQVYYTHFGSWQAALEVAGFEPRPPQSAIPDEKLVEELQRLAEKFGRPPTIKEMNEQGEYWGSTYKNHFDSWAAAIAAAGYNPDYLSGRISDDDLLNELTHLGQQLDKRPTFREMEEQGAYDPKTYVRRFGSWNDALEAAGFEPSAKLTKDELRTDLQQLADKLNKQPTQREMNEYGERSHNTYVNAFGSWSNAIDEALHDEHT, from the coding sequence ATGGTTGGATATTCTGATGACGAACTCCTCACAGCAATTAAAGAATTAGCCGCAGAATACGGCCGACCACCAACATTACAAGAGATAGAAGACGAGACAGCGTACAGTCGGCAGGTGTATTATACACACTTTGGGTCCTGGCAAGCGGCCCTAGAAGTAGCCGGGTTTGAACCACGTCCACCACAATCTGCGATTCCAGATGAAAAACTAGTTGAAGAACTCCAGCGGTTGGCGGAGAAGTTCGGGCGCCCACCGACAATCAAGGAAATGAACGAGCAGGGAGAGTATTGGGGGTCTACGTATAAGAACCATTTTGACTCATGGGCAGCAGCGATTGCCGCTGCTGGCTATAACCCGGACTATCTCTCGGGCCGGATTAGTGATGACGACCTTCTTAATGAGCTTACACACCTTGGCCAGCAACTGGATAAGCGACCAACCTTTCGTGAGATGGAAGAACAGGGCGCATATGACCCTAAAACCTATGTGCGGCGGTTTGGATCATGGAATGATGCCCTGGAGGCTGCTGGATTCGAGCCATCAGCAAAGTTAACAAAAGACGAATTACGAACGGACTTGCAACAACTTGCCGACAAATTGAACAAGCAGCCAACACAACGTGAGATGAATGAGTATGGGGAGCGCAGCCACAATACGTACGTTAACGCATTTGGTTCGTGGTCGAACGCCATTGACGAAGCACTACATGACGAACACACCTAG
- a CDS encoding tubulin/FtsZ family protein, with protein MKLATIGVGNAGSKIVDRMVEFESRTDRNLCQHVHAINTARTDLAKPDYIPENRRLLIGDTNQKAKGHGVGGDVEIGAEVAKADLDEIRRAFDNIEIHEVDAILVVAGLGGGTGSGGGPVVIDALQEMYDEPVYGLGVLPGEYEGGRPALNAARSLQSFVNKVDNFIGFDNDAWRAREQTIEEGYEQMNRELAARLVTLLAAGETDDSEVAENAMDSSDIIRTLDTGGVSTIGYAATDVENNADDGLLDRWSDDQTDVVDEGSKATKIQGLVRRAVNSRLTVPAEVSSADRALVVLSGPPSEFSRKGIESARQWLEQEADTVEVLVGDDPRKQSPQLAAAVLLSNVTETPRIEEIQNQAVDAQEKIAEQEAVREEEINNLITDENDDLDPVV; from the coding sequence ATGAAACTCGCTACGATTGGGGTCGGGAATGCGGGTAGTAAAATTGTCGACCGCATGGTCGAGTTCGAGTCACGGACTGACCGAAACCTTTGCCAACACGTCCACGCAATTAACACGGCACGAACGGACCTAGCAAAGCCGGATTACATCCCTGAGAACCGACGGCTTCTGATTGGCGATACGAACCAGAAAGCCAAGGGTCATGGGGTTGGCGGTGACGTTGAAATCGGCGCCGAAGTCGCAAAGGCGGACCTCGACGAGATTCGGCGAGCGTTCGACAACATCGAGATTCACGAGGTCGACGCGATTCTTGTTGTGGCAGGGCTCGGTGGTGGTACTGGCAGTGGTGGTGGCCCAGTCGTGATTGACGCCCTCCAAGAGATGTATGATGAGCCGGTATACGGGCTCGGTGTTCTTCCGGGCGAATACGAGGGCGGTCGGCCAGCACTGAATGCGGCCCGCTCCCTCCAATCATTTGTCAATAAAGTTGATAACTTCATCGGGTTCGATAACGACGCTTGGCGAGCCCGTGAACAGACAATAGAAGAAGGATACGAGCAGATGAACCGTGAGTTGGCGGCTCGCCTTGTTACACTACTTGCTGCCGGCGAGACTGATGATTCGGAAGTTGCCGAGAACGCGATGGACTCCAGTGACATTATTCGGACACTGGACACTGGCGGCGTATCAACGATCGGCTATGCGGCAACCGACGTCGAGAATAACGCTGATGACGGCCTGCTTGATCGCTGGAGTGACGACCAAACTGACGTGGTAGATGAGGGAAGTAAGGCGACGAAAATTCAGGGTTTAGTTCGGCGTGCCGTGAATTCACGTCTTACAGTTCCGGCTGAAGTTTCAAGTGCTGACCGCGCCCTCGTTGTCCTCTCGGGGCCGCCAAGTGAATTCTCTCGAAAAGGCATCGAGAGTGCACGCCAATGGCTCGAACAAGAAGCTGACACCGTTGAGGTCCTCGTGGGTGACGACCCACGGAAGCAGTCCCCACAGCTTGCCGCAGCGGTCCTCCTCTCAAACGTGACTGAAACCCCGCGTATCGAGGAGATCCAAAACCAAGCCGTCGACGCCCAGGAGAAAATTGCTGAACAGGAAGCCGTTCGTGAAGAGGAAATCAATAATCTGATCACCGACGAAAACGACGATCTCGACCCTGTTGTGTAG
- a CDS encoding tubulin/FtsZ family protein, giving the protein MELALVGVGHKGSRIVNQILAIEANTSRAFSHGNAVVFDISQTAPDELDVITDEQMFLIGDTHDQVTDNGVDGDADLAAEVTQTDRPEIRRALDSLSVHEADGILLVADLGSGTGSGAGSVITAELQEIYDEPVYVLGSLPPEAAGGQAALNAARALRSVVSSADSLITVDFETWIGSSSTQHDDSTSRDNSLQTLATRVVTLFAAGELDSSTIAENAVDSSDLIRTLEPGGIASIGYAATEVQPDTSGLLSRLFVWLGIRDDERKTTTDAAQVKALVRQAANSQLTVSCDIASAERALVVLSGPSSELSRRGFESARHWLEQATDTVEILAGDDPREQSSTVEVVVLFSNVTAVPRIDALQEQAVNYKHH; this is encoded by the coding sequence ATGGAATTGGCACTTGTTGGCGTCGGTCACAAGGGCAGCCGTATTGTCAACCAAATCCTCGCGATTGAGGCAAACACTAGCCGTGCGTTCTCACATGGAAATGCAGTCGTCTTTGATATTTCCCAAACTGCGCCGGACGAACTGGACGTAATCACCGATGAGCAAATGTTTTTGATCGGGGATACGCACGATCAGGTCACCGATAATGGTGTCGACGGCGATGCTGATCTCGCCGCCGAAGTTACCCAAACCGATCGCCCTGAGATTCGCCGTGCTCTCGATTCACTTTCCGTTCACGAAGCTGATGGAATCCTCCTCGTTGCAGACCTTGGCAGCGGCACCGGCAGCGGTGCTGGGTCAGTTATTACCGCGGAACTGCAAGAAATTTACGACGAACCCGTGTATGTGCTGGGTAGTCTGCCGCCGGAAGCTGCCGGTGGACAGGCTGCGTTGAACGCTGCACGCGCCCTTCGTTCAGTTGTCTCGAGCGCAGATAGCCTGATTACTGTTGATTTCGAAACGTGGATTGGGTCCTCATCGACCCAACACGACGATTCGACATCCCGAGATAACTCCCTCCAGACGCTCGCAACACGGGTTGTGACGCTTTTCGCAGCGGGAGAATTAGATTCGTCGACGATTGCTGAGAACGCGGTCGACTCTAGTGATCTCATCCGAACGCTCGAACCTGGTGGTATCGCGTCTATCGGGTATGCTGCAACTGAGGTCCAACCTGATACATCCGGCCTGCTGTCCCGATTGTTCGTCTGGTTGGGTATTCGAGACGACGAGCGTAAAACCACAACGGATGCCGCACAAGTGAAAGCGCTTGTCAGACAGGCCGCCAACTCACAGCTGACAGTTTCGTGTGATATTGCAAGCGCCGAACGCGCATTAGTTGTTCTTTCTGGGCCATCATCGGAACTTTCACGCCGCGGCTTCGAAAGCGCGCGACACTGGCTCGAACAAGCTACTGATACAGTCGAAATCCTCGCCGGAGATGACCCTCGTGAACAGTCAAGCACGGTAGAGGTGGTTGTACTCTTCTCAAACGTGACAGCTGTCCCCAGAATCGACGCCCTCCAAGAACAAGCTGTTAACTACAAGCACCATTGA
- a CDS encoding helix-turn-helix transcriptional regulator, translated as MYDLIGFQRDILYVAAGRNEPHGLAIKDELEDYYESEVNHGRLYPNLNELVDEGLLEKGQKDDRTNSYTMTKRGEREIEAREEWKAQYLDS; from the coding sequence ATGTACGACCTGATTGGCTTCCAGCGAGACATCCTCTACGTCGCTGCCGGCCGCAACGAACCGCACGGCCTCGCCATCAAAGACGAACTTGAAGACTACTACGAATCAGAGGTTAATCACGGTCGCCTCTACCCCAACCTCAACGAACTCGTTGACGAGGGTCTGCTTGAGAAAGGGCAGAAAGACGACCGAACAAACAGCTACACGATGACCAAGCGAGGCGAACGCGAGATTGAAGCCCGTGAGGAGTGGAAAGCCCAGTATCTCGATAGTTAA
- a CDS encoding RNA-guided endonuclease TnpB family protein has translation MEYRRTAVIKLDTPEGADPLLRETVEQFNHCANTASDWCWHGDDGYHVTSKAKAEHALYDQLRDETDLTANLVQKGIRTAVEAVKSGVERLKRGENTSQPHFSADSAVYDKRSATFHRDHVSLSTVDGRIQCEYILPDDSETPPTKYVSDEDFEFRMGHLQYRDGDWYLHASMRKVEADEESPESEAKHSTVLGVDLGVNNLAVASTGRFWSADEFNHWRREYENRRASLQQCGSRHAHENIESVGRKESGRFEIHLHTVANELIEEAVENDCSHIVFEDLTRIWENIPEATWQHVWAFRRLYEYVEYKAEEHGVEAVQVDPRNTSKRCSTCGFTHDDNRHGEAFECQQCRYENHADYNAAKNIGLQYLRRRQNAGDGGAPVDVRLNRGTLNVSGEYVPPASVEA, from the coding sequence GTGGAGTACCGTCGTACCGCCGTCATCAAACTCGACACCCCCGAAGGAGCCGACCCGCTCCTCCGTGAGACTGTCGAGCAGTTCAACCACTGCGCCAACACCGCAAGCGACTGGTGCTGGCACGGCGACGACGGCTACCACGTTACTTCCAAAGCGAAAGCCGAACACGCCCTCTACGACCAACTCCGCGATGAAACCGACCTCACCGCCAACCTCGTCCAGAAGGGGATTCGCACGGCGGTCGAAGCCGTCAAAAGCGGCGTCGAACGGCTCAAACGCGGTGAGAACACGTCGCAACCGCACTTCTCAGCAGACAGCGCGGTGTACGACAAGCGGAGTGCGACGTTCCACCGCGACCACGTATCCCTTTCGACCGTAGATGGGCGCATCCAGTGCGAGTACATCCTTCCCGACGACTCGGAGACGCCACCGACCAAGTACGTCTCCGACGAGGACTTCGAGTTCAGGATGGGGCACTTGCAGTACCGCGACGGTGACTGGTATCTCCACGCTTCGATGCGGAAGGTCGAAGCGGACGAGGAATCGCCTGAATCCGAGGCCAAGCACAGCACAGTCCTTGGTGTGGATTTGGGCGTCAACAACCTCGCAGTCGCTTCGACGGGGCGATTCTGGTCGGCAGACGAGTTCAACCACTGGCGTCGAGAGTACGAGAATCGCCGTGCGTCGCTTCAGCAGTGTGGCTCTCGCCACGCCCACGAGAACATCGAATCAGTTGGACGGAAAGAGTCTGGACGATTCGAGATACACTTGCACACGGTGGCGAACGAGCTTATCGAAGAGGCCGTCGAGAACGACTGTTCGCATATCGTGTTCGAGGACTTGACCCGCATTTGGGAGAATATTCCCGAGGCGACGTGGCAACACGTGTGGGCATTCCGACGCCTCTACGAATATGTCGAGTACAAGGCCGAAGAGCACGGTGTTGAAGCCGTGCAGGTTGACCCTCGGAACACGTCGAAGCGGTGTTCAACGTGTGGATTTACCCACGACGACAACCGCCACGGCGAGGCGTTCGAGTGTCAGCAGTGCAGGTACGAGAACCACGCCGACTACAACGCGGCGAAAAACATCGGTTTGCAGTATCTCCGTCGCAGGCAAAATGCAGGCGACGGAGGCGCACCCGTAGATGTGCGCTTGAATCGCGGGACGTTGAATGTGAGTGGGGAGTACGTCCCCCCTGCCTCGGTTGAGGCATAG
- a CDS encoding orc1/cdc6 family replication initiation protein yields the protein MLDDEGETSVFVNRDLVEPDTIIDEKRIVGRDDQLEAVVSYLKPTLQGNRPPNMLLYGPAGTGKSLIIGAVTQQIVDLCQSQGERFGVVDVNCQPINTLDQAVFDLVQTVANDVDEEVGVPETGVSTKRKYRRLYELINEHYDSVIFILDEIDLLVGRRTNDEPAYSKLLYQLSRASNTNEIEGQVSVAALTNDPKFMEDIDGRAESSFNPRDVYFPDYDANQLRQILENRRDAFRSDALTDDVLPLVSAFAAQSHGDARKAIDLFRGAGDLADERDDEKVGEEHVRESQQEIDKDRSLKLIEGLTTQKKISLYATACVANFSNWTGSSVPSPVGFKVYQWVTDEIDADQMTRETYVKYVKELSTYGLISTARKSRGRGGGMYMEFTFTGNPEAMMNRIVDDTRLEAVADQKDILQSVVNAQLREFHN from the coding sequence ATGCTGGACGACGAAGGGGAAACATCGGTTTTTGTCAACCGAGACCTCGTCGAGCCGGATACGATTATTGACGAGAAGCGAATCGTCGGCCGTGATGACCAACTCGAAGCTGTCGTCTCGTATCTAAAACCCACACTCCAAGGAAATCGGCCCCCGAATATGCTGCTCTACGGTCCTGCCGGGACAGGGAAATCACTCATCATCGGAGCAGTCACACAACAGATCGTCGATCTCTGCCAATCCCAGGGCGAACGTTTCGGCGTTGTCGATGTTAACTGCCAGCCGATCAATACCCTCGATCAAGCCGTCTTTGACCTCGTGCAAACTGTCGCAAACGACGTTGACGAAGAGGTCGGAGTGCCAGAAACCGGCGTGTCGACAAAGCGCAAGTATCGACGTTTGTACGAACTCATCAACGAGCACTACGACTCAGTTATTTTCATCTTGGACGAGATCGACCTTCTGGTCGGTCGACGAACAAACGACGAGCCCGCCTACTCGAAGTTGCTCTATCAGCTGTCGCGAGCAAGTAATACGAACGAGATCGAGGGTCAAGTATCGGTTGCGGCACTAACGAACGACCCCAAATTTATGGAAGATATCGATGGTCGTGCCGAGAGTTCATTCAATCCTCGGGACGTCTACTTCCCGGATTATGACGCGAACCAGCTTCGGCAGATACTCGAAAATCGTCGCGATGCCTTTCGATCCGATGCCTTGACTGACGACGTACTACCACTTGTCTCGGCATTCGCAGCTCAAAGCCACGGAGACGCACGAAAGGCAATCGACCTATTCCGTGGTGCCGGTGATCTCGCGGACGAACGTGATGACGAAAAAGTCGGCGAAGAGCACGTCCGTGAGTCCCAACAAGAGATCGACAAGGACCGCTCACTGAAGTTGATAGAGGGGCTGACAACCCAGAAAAAGATTTCTCTGTACGCAACCGCCTGCGTCGCCAACTTCTCCAATTGGACCGGAAGTTCGGTGCCGAGTCCAGTCGGCTTCAAGGTCTATCAATGGGTTACCGACGAAATTGATGCTGACCAGATGACACGGGAAACCTACGTCAAATATGTCAAAGAACTCTCTACATATGGTCTCATCTCGACGGCTCGAAAAAGTCGAGGGCGCGGTGGAGGAATGTATATGGAATTCACGTTCACGGGTAATCCGGAAGCGATGATGAATCGGATCGTTGACGACACTCGTTTGGAAGCGGTAGCCGATCAAAAAGACATCCTTCAGTCAGTGGTCAATGCCCAGCTAAGGGAGTTCCACAACTAG
- a CDS encoding RNA-guided endonuclease TnpB family protein: MEYSHRYPAYPTQEGAVELEHHIDIHRQAYNYTLYEYENVDADDIGSAYKHHSRLPGWKDEFPVFSEVNSKALQRTVTRFYQNLDSLSEQKQTGRTVGKLTWKSPREFQSMTYSQSGFELKNTSGRHATLWLSKIGDINIRYHREIPDEADIKEVTVKKETTGEWFVSFGLETDDADLPDKPVLDKLDSTNSVGIDLGILNYIHTSDGKTVDWLDLEDEYERLRREQRKLSRKQNESNTYEKQRREVAKVKRHIKRKVLDYQHKITTWLVKEYDAVFVEDLDVKGMLEDSHNARSKQDAAWRQFITLPKYKADLYGSHVVQVEAQGTTKECASCGVETAKPIWVREHSCPACGFECDRDANAAMNVLQRGFAELGLGWPEDTPVETALPTDTTSVSAKRVIEAGSLGA, from the coding sequence ATGGAGTACAGTCACCGCTACCCCGCGTACCCAACACAAGAGGGAGCGGTTGAGCTGGAACATCACATCGACATTCATCGCCAAGCGTACAACTACACGTTGTACGAGTACGAGAACGTGGACGCCGACGACATCGGCTCCGCGTACAAACACCACTCCCGACTTCCCGGCTGGAAAGACGAGTTCCCCGTTTTCTCCGAGGTGAACTCGAAAGCACTCCAGCGAACCGTTACACGGTTCTACCAGAACCTCGACAGCCTCTCCGAGCAGAAACAAACCGGGCGCACGGTCGGGAAACTCACGTGGAAGTCGCCGAGGGAGTTCCAGAGTATGACCTACTCGCAGTCCGGCTTCGAACTCAAAAACACGAGTGGCCGACACGCGACACTCTGGCTCTCCAAAATCGGCGACATCAACATCCGCTACCACCGCGAAATCCCTGACGAAGCAGACATCAAAGAAGTCACCGTCAAGAAAGAGACGACTGGCGAGTGGTTCGTCTCCTTCGGTCTGGAAACCGACGACGCCGACTTGCCGGATAAACCCGTGCTGGACAAGTTGGATTCCACCAATAGCGTGGGTATCGACCTTGGTATCCTCAACTACATTCACACGTCGGACGGTAAGACAGTGGATTGGCTCGACCTCGAAGACGAATACGAGCGACTCCGCCGCGAGCAACGCAAGCTCTCACGGAAGCAGAACGAGTCGAACACCTACGAGAAACAACGCCGGGAAGTGGCGAAGGTCAAGCGTCACATCAAGCGGAAGGTGCTGGATTACCAGCATAAGATAACGACGTGGCTCGTTAAAGAGTACGACGCCGTATTCGTTGAGGACTTGGACGTGAAGGGGATGCTGGAAGACTCGCACAACGCTCGGAGCAAGCAGGATGCGGCGTGGCGACAGTTCATTACTCTGCCCAAATACAAGGCCGACCTGTACGGTTCCCACGTCGTGCAGGTCGAAGCACAAGGGACGACGAAAGAGTGCGCATCATGCGGTGTAGAGACGGCGAAGCCGATTTGGGTCAGGGAACACTCGTGCCCGGCGTGTGGGTTTGAGTGTGACCGTGACGCGAATGCGGCGATGAACGTGTTACAACGCGGTTTTGCTGAGTTAGGGCTGGGATGGCCCGAAGACACGCCTGTGGAGACTGCGCTCCCTACGGACACCACCTCGGTGTCTGCAAAGCGCGTCATCGAAGCAGGAAGCCTCGGGGCTTGA
- a CDS encoding helix-turn-helix domain-containing protein: protein MEYVDETPAKIMAAARPGDSIRRIAQKIDGSYSWVYDWIERLEDAGFIRRDDGIYIENYAVRDRYYDLVSAVSRAVPPSIDDGYVIPHFAGMPFAYTKIDGVYVWTHGGYQIARGHDDYPIFIQIADRDVEQWTAFFDEFGIPTRIEERPNATDYDAPVSYVLFPTSGEITREWVDGNPVIPLDEAIEHMLEYRVNYEPALEMIADEYDRDIDASHEDPRLNA from the coding sequence ATGGAGTACGTCGACGAGACCCCGGCGAAGATTATGGCCGCGGCCCGCCCGGGCGACTCGATCCGGCGGATCGCCCAGAAGATCGACGGCTCCTACTCCTGGGTCTACGACTGGATCGAGCGGTTGGAGGATGCAGGCTTCATCCGCCGGGATGACGGCATCTACATCGAGAATTACGCTGTCAGGGATCGCTACTACGATCTTGTCTCGGCTGTTTCTCGCGCTGTTCCCCCTTCGATCGACGACGGCTACGTCATTCCGCACTTTGCCGGGATGCCCTTTGCGTACACGAAAATCGACGGCGTCTACGTCTGGACCCACGGCGGCTATCAAATCGCCCGCGGCCATGACGACTATCCGATCTTCATCCAGATCGCCGACCGGGATGTCGAACAGTGGACGGCGTTCTTTGATGAATTCGGGATCCCGACCCGGATCGAAGAGCGGCCGAATGCGACCGACTACGACGCGCCCGTCTCGTACGTGTTGTTCCCGACGAGTGGGGAGATCACTCGCGAGTGGGTCGACGGCAATCCGGTCATTCCGTTGGACGAGGCAATAGAGCATATGTTGGAGTATCGAGTGAACTACGAGCCGGCGTTGGAGATGATCGCTGACGAGTACGACCGCGATATCGACGCGTCCCACGAGGATCCGCGTCTCAATGCATGA
- a CDS encoding ArdC-like ssDNA-binding domain-containing protein, with the protein MATTSDSSVSFEETDTRSDEMHSTIEQWIDELVAGVDDARASEEFQEWLDVQSRFHDYSHRNTLLIKLQCPEATKVVGYNTWRNEFDRHVQEGEQAIWIWAPIIAKQCLECENSPSYHEQSDCDYDETAPDEWSKGLVGFTPTAVFDVSQTEGEPLPDLETEAAGDANDLVPALLDAAATLDVDVRVVDAVEWEHGDAKGVCKHRTLHERQPVVEAKARSNQADLAVTLVHEYAHALLHFDGDDEPERAKREVEAEAVAYIVGRYFDLDTSGSAFYLAAWHDDDPDVVQDRLGRISSTAQEIIGAVAEG; encoded by the coding sequence ATGGCTACGACTAGTGATTCGTCGGTGTCCTTCGAGGAGACCGACACACGGTCCGACGAGATGCACAGTACCATCGAACAGTGGATCGACGAGCTTGTCGCCGGCGTCGACGACGCACGAGCCAGCGAGGAGTTCCAAGAGTGGCTCGATGTCCAGAGTCGATTTCACGATTACTCGCATCGAAACACACTCCTCATCAAACTCCAGTGTCCCGAGGCGACGAAGGTCGTGGGCTACAACACCTGGCGAAATGAATTCGACCGGCACGTCCAGGAGGGCGAACAGGCGATCTGGATCTGGGCACCGATCATCGCCAAACAGTGCCTGGAGTGCGAAAACTCGCCGAGCTACCACGAGCAAAGCGACTGTGACTACGACGAGACGGCCCCTGACGAGTGGTCGAAAGGCCTGGTTGGCTTCACGCCCACCGCTGTCTTCGACGTCTCCCAGACTGAGGGCGAGCCGCTTCCCGACCTCGAAACCGAGGCAGCTGGTGACGCCAACGACCTAGTGCCAGCGCTCCTTGATGCGGCAGCTACTCTCGATGTCGACGTCCGTGTCGTCGACGCTGTCGAGTGGGAGCATGGCGACGCCAAAGGCGTCTGCAAACACCGGACTCTCCACGAGCGCCAGCCCGTCGTCGAAGCGAAAGCCCGCTCAAATCAGGCCGATCTCGCGGTGACATTGGTTCACGAGTACGCCCACGCGCTGCTTCATTTTGATGGCGACGACGAGCCCGAGCGCGCAAAACGCGAGGTCGAAGCCGAAGCCGTTGCGTACATCGTCGGGCGGTATTTCGACCTGGATACGAGCGGGTCAGCGTTCTATCTTGCCGCGTGGCACGACGACGATCCCGATGTGGTCCAGGATCGTCTCGGCCGGATCAGTTCGACCGCTCAGGAGATAATCGGGGCGGTCGCCGAGGGCTGA
- a CDS encoding hydantoinase/oxoprolinase family protein — protein sequence MTHNLGVDVGGTFTDVIVFDENTHELTIDKVLSTPSNPSEGVLTGVTEATEKAGSSVADLDLLFHGTTVVTNMLLEETGAQVGLITTAGHEDILHLARAWTPGPLYGWMDMDKPDPLADLMDTRGISGTVSSPDGEVTEPLDENEVREAVRELRDSGVESLTVALLNAYLNPAQEQRVREIVAEEAPDLPVSISSEIVPEYGEYERTLTTVINDYARPKVIDYLDDLDASLEEAGSTATMNVVRSDGGLMSSEAAKERPVELALSGPSGGVVGAATIAEKKGVPDVLTLDMGGTSTDVSLVEDGKPETTRQTKVGYREFKSRSVDVNTVGAGGGSIARVQLSGSLQVGPESSGADPGPACYGQGGEEPTVTDANVVLNRIPSQVQLGGKMDLDRKAAREAISGVAEERGTSVEEAAQAILDIVNENMHGALRVVSVEQGYDPRDFGLVAFGGAGPMHANALADVMGTYPLVIPPGPGVMSAFGFLTSDVQNEFSETYLETDLDVDGDDVHEKLLGLRDDATDWLVSEGVDESNHAFEYYADCRYFRQDIQMSMPVDIEALQTETGLDEIKNDFEARHDRQFGFSLDAPLEIANLRVIGKGVIEGVTIEEYELGDTDPANARVATDEVYFNGSYQDTPIYDRSELRPGNEISGPAIVVEDDSTIVIQPDHTATIDRYANIEINRGDLT from the coding sequence ATGACACATAATCTGGGAGTCGACGTCGGTGGGACATTCACCGACGTAATTGTATTCGACGAGAATACCCACGAGCTGACAATCGATAAGGTGCTATCGACACCGTCGAACCCGTCCGAGGGCGTTCTCACGGGCGTGACTGAGGCGACCGAAAAAGCAGGCTCATCGGTCGCAGACCTGGACCTGCTCTTTCACGGGACGACGGTGGTGACGAACATGCTGCTAGAAGAGACCGGGGCGCAGGTTGGTCTCATCACAACAGCAGGACACGAGGATATTCTCCACTTGGCCCGGGCGTGGACACCGGGACCACTCTACGGGTGGATGGACATGGACAAGCCCGATCCGTTGGCCGACCTGATGGATACGCGAGGTATTTCCGGGACGGTCAGCTCCCCCGATGGCGAGGTTACGGAACCTTTGGACGAGAACGAGGTACGAGAGGCGGTTCGGGAACTCAGAGATAGCGGCGTTGAGTCCCTGACTGTCGCCCTACTCAACGCGTATCTTAATCCGGCACAGGAACAGCGGGTGCGCGAGATTGTCGCGGAGGAAGCACCGGATCTGCCGGTGTCAATCTCCTCAGAGATTGTTCCTGAGTACGGTGAGTATGAGCGCACGCTGACGACGGTCATCAACGACTACGCACGCCCGAAGGTAATCGACTACCTCGACGACCTCGATGCATCGCTGGAAGAAGCTGGATCGACGGCAACGATGAACGTCGTTCGCTCAGACGGCGGCCTGATGAGTTCTGAAGCAGCCAAAGAGCGCCCGGTCGAACTCGCGCTCTCTGGACCGTCGGGCGGCGTCGTGGGCGCGGCGACCATCGCTGAAAAGAAAGGCGTACCTGATGTGCTGACACTGGATATGGGAGGTACCTCGACGGACGTCTCACTCGTCGAGGACGGCAAACCTGAAACCACGCGCCAGACGAAAGTCGGGTATCGTGAATTTAAATCGCGCTCAGTCGACGTGAACACTGTCGGGGCGGGCGGCGGATCCATTGCCCGTGTCCAACTCTCGGGATCGCTTCAGGTCGGCCCGGAAAGTTCCGGTGCCGATCCCGGCCCGGCCTGTTACGGCCAGGGCGGCGAAGAACCAACCGTTACAGACGCGAACGTTGTCCTCAATCGCATCCCTTCGCAGGTACAACTCGGCGGCAAGATGGACCTTGACCGCAAGGCAGCCCGCGAGGCCATCTCGGGTGTCGCCGAAGAACGGGGTACCTCCGTCGAAGAAGCCGCACAGGCTATTCTCGACATCGTCAATGAGAACATGCACGGCGCCCTCCGGGTTGTCTCCGTTGAGCAGGGGTACGATCCGCGTGACTTTGGTCTGGTCGCCTTCGGCGGCGCAGGTCCAATGCACGCAAATGCGCTCGCGGACGTTATGGGGACCTACCCGCTGGTAATCCCGCCGGGCCCGGGCGTCATGTCCGCGTTCGGCTTTCTGACTTCGGACGTGCAAAACGAGTTCTCCGAGACGTACCTGGAGACAGATCTAGACGTGGATGGTGACGACGTTCACGAGAAACTACTCGGGCTTCGCGACGACGCGACTGATTGGCTCGTTTCGGAGGGTGTCGACGAATCGAACCACGCCTTCGAGTACTACGCCGACTGTCGGTACTTCCGCCAAGACATTCAGATGTCCATGCCGGTGGACATCGAGGCATTGCAGACCGAGACTGGACTCGATGAGATCAAAAACGACTTCGAGGCACGCCACGACCGGCAGTTCGGCTTCTCACTAGACGCCCCCCTGGAGATTGCCAATCTCCGCGTGATTGGCAAAGGAGTCATTGAGGGCGTCACCATTGAGGAGTACGAACTCGGTGACACGGACCCAGCTAATGCGCGGGTCGCTACCGACGAAGTGTACTTCAACGGGAGCTACCAGGACACACCGATCTATGACCGATCAGAGCTGCGGCCCGGGAATGAGATCTCTGGGCCGGCAATCGTTGTCGAGGACGACTCGACGATCGTCATTCAACCCGATCACACCGCTACAATCGACCGCTATGCAAATATTGAGATTAATCGAGGTGACTTGACATGA